A section of the Flavobacterium sp. CG_23.5 genome encodes:
- a CDS encoding DUF6520 family protein: MKNVKLFLSAALFIVAAAGAFATTASKKAVTKSGVLSTFPGYIKQGPNCVLKNNCTDVPNAVLCTETQTGGAQVFGITDATHCAVQLWRLPN, from the coding sequence ATGAAAAATGTAAAATTGTTTTTGTCAGCAGCGTTATTTATCGTTGCGGCAGCCGGAGCGTTCGCAACCACTGCCTCTAAAAAAGCTGTAACCAAATCTGGTGTGCTAAGCACTTTTCCAGGTTACATCAAGCAGGGTCCTAACTGTGTGCTTAAAAACAACTGCACGGATGTACCTAATGCGGTATTGTGTACGGAAACCCAAACGGGCGGGGCACAAGTTTTTGGAATAACTGATGCTACACACTGTGCGGTACAGTTATGGAGACTACCTAACTAA
- a CDS encoding MauE/DoxX family redox-associated membrane protein → MKVTNNIRKNYIDIISYLFIILFSYASFSKLLDYESFTIQIGQSPLISAFAGWVSWSIPSLELLIAALLMFKNTKLPALVASFTLMVMFSAYIFIILHYSEFVPCSCGGILEKMTWNQHLTFNLIFCLLAAFAIVSSMQLRQQNKAWKPRCGLVLIATSLFAVGIVLVLFLKSEQIIHQENNFVRRYPPHLYSKLAQLNLKYDGNYFAGIANEVVYLGNYASPLSIVAIDKNLKVVGNYRIDLNNYDLPYRAALVRIRPPYFYLTDGTVPCIFRGKIADWKAKQIPDTKTYFSAFEPIDASAAVFRGKSPKTGESILGAMLFSNNKTKVLWGNGLLQKQIDGIFDCDGMLRYNSENQKLIYTYYYRNQFIVADKNMKDLYRGNTIDTTSFAKIKVATLSNGDRKMAEPPLMVNKLSSTSGNQLFVNSNLRGRFESLTLWKQTSVIDVYDLKNNVYDYSFYVYHLNEKKPQAMYAVKNRIYFLFEKTLVVYQIDKSVRR, encoded by the coding sequence ATGAAAGTCACGAACAACATCAGAAAAAACTACATCGACATTATAAGCTACTTGTTTATTATCCTCTTCTCCTATGCTTCGTTTAGTAAATTATTAGATTATGAAAGTTTCACCATACAAATTGGGCAATCACCGTTGATAAGTGCTTTTGCCGGTTGGGTTTCTTGGTCTATTCCTTCACTAGAACTATTAATCGCAGCTCTGCTGATGTTTAAGAATACTAAACTCCCTGCCTTGGTCGCTTCTTTCACCCTAATGGTGATGTTCTCTGCCTATATCTTCATCATACTGCACTACAGTGAATTTGTGCCTTGCTCCTGTGGTGGGATACTTGAAAAAATGACTTGGAACCAACATCTAACATTCAATCTTATCTTTTGCCTTCTAGCTGCTTTTGCAATCGTATCATCTATGCAGTTACGTCAACAAAACAAAGCGTGGAAACCACGATGTGGACTGGTTCTTATCGCAACAAGCCTTTTTGCAGTTGGTATAGTGCTTGTATTATTTCTAAAATCAGAACAGATTATCCATCAGGAAAACAACTTTGTTCGCCGATATCCGCCACATCTTTATAGTAAACTAGCGCAGTTAAATTTAAAATATGATGGCAACTACTTTGCAGGAATCGCAAATGAGGTTGTGTATTTAGGTAACTACGCATCACCCCTATCCATAGTGGCTATAGACAAGAATCTGAAAGTCGTAGGCAATTATCGAATTGACCTGAATAATTATGACCTGCCATACAGAGCCGCACTGGTTCGTATAAGGCCACCCTATTTTTACCTGACAGACGGCACGGTTCCCTGTATTTTCAGAGGCAAAATAGCCGACTGGAAAGCAAAGCAAATACCAGATACTAAAACATATTTTTCAGCATTTGAACCTATCGATGCGTCGGCAGCAGTCTTTCGCGGCAAAAGCCCTAAAACCGGTGAGAGCATTCTCGGGGCTATGTTGTTTTCAAATAACAAAACTAAAGTACTATGGGGTAACGGACTCCTTCAAAAACAAATAGACGGAATCTTTGATTGTGATGGTATGTTACGGTACAACTCCGAAAATCAAAAACTTATTTATACCTACTATTATCGCAATCAATTTATAGTAGCTGATAAAAACATGAAAGACCTCTATCGAGGCAACACAATTGACACAACCAGTTTTGCCAAAATTAAAGTGGCAACACTAAGTAATGGCGACCGAAAAATGGCGGAACCTCCGCTAATGGTCAATAAGTTAAGTAGTACGTCAGGCAACCAGTTATTTGTCAATTCAAATCTCCGTGGTCGATTTGAATCACTGACACTATGGAAACAAACTTCAGTAATTGATGTATATGACCTAAAAAATAATGTGTACGATTATAGCTTCTATGTATATCATCTCAATGAAAAAAAGCCGCAAGCAATGTATGCTGTAAAAAATCGAATTTACTTCTTATTTGAAAAAACACTGGTAGTATATCAAATCGATAAATCAGTCAGAAGATAA